The proteins below come from a single Drosophila suzukii chromosome X, CBGP_Dsuzu_IsoJpt1.0, whole genome shotgun sequence genomic window:
- the LOC108011160 gene encoding uncharacterized protein, whose translation MLRPRCLVSFLGLCLVISLGMRCDARAVNVSNTWTMPQEGLNVFYRFFRDRISWFEADAVCQFHHANLVTVDNSFQFDATRDLLRELDVNDIVWIGLMRPQNSDRFMWSNSRPLVADTGYWAESLPLMDAPLCAVIDPIRDYRWHALRCGGPETASFLCEMPVPSWADACILKDMPNLTMQYMADTASIELIRNCQEEGLLRHTCKGKEDREPAIRQLICPKERLEAQRINDITNSHFKSLQIINNIRTDNKENNDIDLLPNYGRRSGMAINIEVAPPVPPVSVSVPGLGELMQADAPGAVSLSGLYRIPDLVPKPVKKAAKKVITPDFAKKLQGSQQQQQQHSQQQQQQQKSRKSLVHQHEEEMMMGDQPALSEEQLPPGMDVGMHIPLNEDDSNSDASNEIFEHLPHKKKILPQDLRTMSPIVEADVPLTTAATTTLKTTTLASPATATATTTAATTTTTMAKATATTTTAEVATTPKAVDTTSSQVPTATTTRGSTTTIRTTTITTTTTTTTTPRPEETTTTTTRKPEPTTMVAPRTTKAAAAAGTSSMASTTTTTTTTSSAATPTTTTTSHATPTDNSNSNMAHPIHPSQQQQHHQQQILHEGSTLQQQHATHVNESADNTRFIPPMLLVKSHYVPPAKHASEHATTTTLAATTTGTVTTAAAAATTTSAKAESQPSAVTSSKELTAATATPATPATTAAAANAVATSTVTATTGAAVEMTTSVKVAEDTAATSATTAAAAAVIASEAPAATTIAVRPTAGNEIKSNATAATPKAAATLKATAATTTTTTTKRPVPRPVRFTKYPENVGSFKVDNNGMGSPEEEDDQDELGHLDTEAATKRHNFLEETEAPFKPNRRRSLTKPETVSYFKKILG comes from the exons ATGCTGCGACCCCGCTGCCTGGTGTCCTTTTTGGGACTCTGCCTGGTAATCAGCCTAGGAATGCGCTGCGATGCTAGAGCC GTGAACGTGAGCAACACCTGGACAATGCCGCAGGAGGGTCTCAATGTCTTCTATCGCTTCTTCCGCGATCGCATATCCTGGTTCGAGGCCGATGCCGTTTGCCAATTTCATCATGCCAATCTTGTGACAG TCGACAACAGTTTTCAATTCGATGCAACGCGCGACCTGCTGAGGGAATTGGATGTGAACGACATCGTTTGGATTGGTCTCATGCGACCGCAGAACTCGGATCGTTTTATGTGGTC GAACTCCCGACCCTTGGTGGCTGATACTGGATACTGGGCCGAATCCCTGCCCCTGATGGATGCTCCACTTTGCGCCGTAATCGATCCCATTCGTGACTACCGTTGGCATGCCCTTCGTTGTGGAGGACCCGAAACGGCCTCCTTCCTCTGCGAAATGCCAG TTCCCAGCTGGGCAGACGCTTGTATTCTGAAGGACATGCCCAATTTGACCATGCAGTACATGGCGGACACGGCCAGCATCGAGCTCATCCGCAACTGCCAGGAGGAGGGACTCCTGCGACACACCTGCAAGGGCAAGGAG GACCGTGAGCCTGCCATCCGCCAACTGATCTGCCCCAAGGAGCGTCTGGAGGCGCAGCGCATCAACGACATCACCAATTCGCACTTCAAGTCGCTGCAGATCATCAACAACATTCGCACCGACAACAAGGAGAACAACGACATCGATCTGCTGCCCAACTATGGACGGCGATCCGGAATGGCCATTAATATCGAGGTGGCGCCACCAGTGCCGcccgtttccgtttccgttccCGGGCTGGGTGAGCTAATGCAGGCGGATGCACCGGGTGCGGTGTCGCTATCGGGACTCTATCGCATTCCGGATTTGGTGCCCAAGCCGGTTAAGAAGGCGGCCAAGAAGGTGATCACACCGGACTTTGCCAAGAAGTTGCAGGgcagccagcagcagcaacagcaacacagccagcagcaacagcagcaacagaagTCACGTAAATCGCTGGTGCATCAGCATGAGGAGGAGATGATGATGGGCGACCAGCCGGCACTCAGTGAGGAGCAACTGCCTCCGGGCATGGATGTGGGTATGCATATTCCACTTAACGAGGATGACAGCAATAGCGATGCCTCCAATGAGATATTCGAGCATTTGCCGCACAAGAAGAAGATATTGCCGCAGGATTTGCGCACAATGTCGCCAATTGTTGAGGCGGATGTGCCTTtaacgacagcagcaacaacaacactgAAGACAACAACCTTGGCGTCAccggcaacagcaacagcaacaaccacagcagcaacaacaacaacaacaatggcaaaagcaacagcaacaacaacaacagctgaAGTGGCAACCACACCAAAAGCAGTGGATACCACAAGTTCGCAGGtgccaacagcaacaacaaccagagggtcaacaacaacaattagaACCACCACCATAACAACCAccacgacaacaacaacaacgcccCGGCCAGAGgagacaacaacaacaaccaccaGGAAACCGGAACCAACAACAATGGTTGCACCACGAACAacaaaagcagcagcagcagcaggaacTTCATCGATGGCCAgcaccacaacaacaacaacaacaacatcatcaGCTGCCACacccacaacaacaacaaccagtCATGCCACGCCTAccgacaacagcaacagcaacatggCCCACCCCATTCATCCctcacagcagcagcaacaccaccaGCAACAGATATTGCACGAAGGCTCCAcgctgcaacagcaacatgcAACCCACGTCAATGAGTCCGCCGACAATACGCGCTTTATACCGCCAATGCTGCTGGTGAAGTCGCACTATGTGCCACCGGCGAAACATGCCAGCGAGCATGCAACCACAACAACActggcagcaacaacaaccggCACAGtgacaacagcagcagcagcagcaacaacaacatcagctaAGGCGGAATCGCAGCCATCAGCAGTCACGTCATCGAAGGAGCTGACAGCAGCAACGGCAACACCAGCAAcgccagcaacaacagcagcagcagcaaacgCAGTGGCAACATCAACCGTGACAGCGACAACAGGTGCAGCTGTGGAGATGACAACAAGCGTGAAAGTAGCTGAAGACAccgcagcaacatcagcaacaacggcagcagcagcagcagtaatTGCCAGTGAAgcgccagcagcaacaactatTGCTGTAAGACCAACCGCAGGTAATGAAATCAAATCGAAtgccacagcagcaacaccaaaagcagcagcaacattaaaagcaacagcagcaacaacaacaacaacaactacaaaaaGACCAGTTCCCAGGCCAGTAAGATTCACCAAATATCCGGAGAACGTTGGCTCCTTCAAGGTGGATAACAACGGCATGGGCAGccccgaggaggaggacgaccAGGACGAGTTGGGCCATTTGGACACCGAGGCGGCCACAAAGCGACACAACTTCCTGGAGGAAACCGAGGCGCCATTCAAGCCAAATCGACGACGCTCGCTAACCAAACCGGAAACGGTTAGCTATTTCAAGAAGATCTTGGGCTAA